A window of Nocardioidaceae bacterium genomic DNA:
GCCTCGGGGCGTACGCCCGTGCCGAGGGCCACCAAGGCATGTGCCAAGGAGCGACGGTCGTCGACGCTGGACGCCGCATCGTCGGCGGTCATCTCCAGGAGCACGGTCACCTGGTCGTGGGCCTCGGCGAACAGCGGGACCCAGCGGAACGTCCGCCGGAGCGCGTTGGCGTAGGCGAGCGCGAGGTGGTGCCGGGCACGCAGGTGTCGGTGCTCGTGACCGAGAACGAGCTCGCGTTCATGGTCGGTGAGGATCTCCAGGGCCGCCGTCGACAGTACGACGGTGCCCGATCCACCGGGCAGGCAGTAGGCCACCGGGACGGCGTGGTCGACGACGGTGAACCCTTCGGGATGGCGGTTGCCCACCAGACGCAGCGCTGCGCGCTGCGATCGCCGCAACCGGCCCGTCCGGCGGAAGGCTCGTGCCGTCGTGACCGCCAGCAGTCCCGCCCAGACCGCGACCATGCCAAGTCCGGCGACCCCCGGCCAGATCCCGAGCGGGGTCTCGTAGTGCTCGACGACGGTGATGGTGTGGGCGTCGAGCACGTAGGCCAGCGAGAACCTCATTGGCAGGAACGGTAGGGCCAGGGCCACCGCGGCGAGCAGGATCGCCAGGACGACGGAGGTGGACAACGCCTGCCAGCCCACGATCGCGGCGCGGGGCGCCCGTGAGGACCACCCTCGACGGAGAAATCGGGCACCGAAACCGCCGACCGTCGAGGCGTAGGCGACCAGGAGAAGGGCCGCGATCACGAGGACTCGTCCGCTCGCTCGGTCAGCGCGGCGAGCAGCTCGGCCGCCTCCTCGGACTCCATCCGCCCGACCAGGTGCATGAGCGCCGCAGTGCGGTCATCGCTCTCGGCCAGCACCTCCTGCAGCATCGCGGCCGTGTGCTCCTCACGCGAGGAGACCGGCGCGTAGGCGTAGGCCTTGCCCACCTTCTCCCGCTGGACCAGCCCCTTGGAGTGCAGGTGGTCCAGGACCGTCAGCACCGTGGTGTAGGCCAGAGGGCGGTCGTGGCTGATGTTCTCGAGCACCTCGCGCACCAGGGCGGGGTGATCCAGCCCCCACAGGTGCTGCATGACCGCTGCCTCGAGCTGGCCCAGCTGCCTCACGAGCGGCCTCCCGGTTCTCCACTGTCTGCGTCGCTGTCGATGGGGCTACGAGGCACCATCGTAGGCGGAGGCGGTCGTCGCGCGGGATCGGCGTTGCCGAGCCCGCGTAGATACTCGTTGTACGCCGTCAACTGTCGATCCTGCTCTCGTGCCTCCCGGCGGTCGAAACGACGCCGCTCCCGACCATCCGCCTGTACCCACGACACGAGCAGAGCGGCGGCCACGACGGCCAGCGGGTACTCCCCCAGCGCCCATCCCAGCGACGCTCCGAGGTACTGGTCCTCGAGCAGGGCGGCTCCCCCGCCCCCGTTGAGGAGTCTGAACCAGTCCTCGGCCAACACCGTGTTGCTGGCCATCAGGCTGACGGCGAAAAGCGCGTGGAACCCGAAGGTCACCATCAGGAGCAGGGCCCGCAGCGGATAGGCCGGCCGCGGCAGACCGGGGTCAGCGCCCACCACGACCTCGGCGAAGAGGTAGCCCGCGAACAGGAAGTGCAGGATCATCAGGACGTGGGCGGTGTGGGACTCCAGCGAGGTCTCGAACAGCGAGGAGTAGTAGAACGCGACCATGCTCACCACGAACATCCCGGCTGCCACGATCGGGTGACCGAGGAGCTGGACCGGCAGCGAGTGCACGAGTCGGAGCACCCACTCACGCGGTCCGTCGGAGCCGTCGTCGCGACGGCGCAGCGTGCGCAAGGCGAGGGTCACCGGGGTGCCCAGGACGAGGAAGACGGGCACGGCGGTGGCGATGGTCATGTGCTGGACCATGTGCATGCTGAACAGCACCCGGCCGTAGGACCCCGGTGCGCCGTTGGTCGCCCACAGGAACAGCACGCATCCGAGGACCCAGCACGCTGTGCGCAACCACGGCCACGCCACCCCGCGCCGATGCAGCCGCCGGACCGACCAGAGGTACCACCCGAGACCGGCGAGCCCGAGCGGCAGGAACAGGGTGTCGGTCTCCCAGGACGTGAACCAGCCGCTGGCGTCCAGTGGGCCCGGAAGCGGGCGTCCGAGCAACGACTCCGCCGTGGTGAGCGGACGTTGACTCCCCGGCGGTGCAGGGGGGGCAGTCCTGCTCAGCGCCACGCCCAATCCCGCCGCGCCGAAGAGCACGGCCAGCTCGACGCCCACCAGCCGCCAGAACGCGCCGGGCGCGCCAGCGTCGAGGCTCGCCAGCGTCCGATGGCGGTGCCACCACCCGGCCCCGACGAGGGCCACCACCGTAGCGACCTTCAACCCGACGAGCAGCCCGTACGACGAGACCACGGAGTCCCACGCGGGCAGCCGCAGCCAGGCCCCCGCCAGACCCGAGGCAGCCACGACGACCAAGCACCATCCGGCCAGGGTCGAGTACCGCGCGACGGTGGGACCCAGCTGCTGGCCCAGCTGCCGTCGTACCACGACCAGCGCCAGCAGGCCGCCCGCCCAGACGGCGATCGCGAGCAGGTGGAACATCTGCAGGTTCACGGCCGCATCGTGGTCGAGCGTCCCGGCCGCGTGTCCCGTGAGGGCGATCGGCCACAGCCCGACCAGCGCGAGGACAGTGGTGAGACCCAACCCCGACGGATGACGGCTGAGGGCAGCGCAGAGCGCCACCAAGGCGGCAAGGCCGGCTCCCCAGAGTGCGTAGCGGCCGAGCTCGAAGCTGGTGCCGAAGTACGTGGCCTGCTCGAGGAAATCGGCAGAGCCCAGCGCGGCGCCGGAGGCGTCGGAGTAGGCCAGTGCCACCAGCGCGCCGCTGGTGACGGCCCAGACGGCGGCGGCGAGCTGGGCCCCTGCCACGAGCCGAAGGCGGGCGCCGGTGAGCTTCTTCTCGTCGCTGCCGGGGGCCGGGGCGATGCAGGTGGCGGCGAGCACGAGAGATCCGACGGTCGCCATCGCCGAGACGTCCCTCAGCGCCTGGATGAGCGGCAGCCCCACCCTGGTCACAGCCCCGGGATCGGGCAGACCCTCGACGCCCAGGGGAGCCAGGGCACCGGTCAGGCCGGCAGCGAGCAGCGCCACCCCGATGGCCCACGCCGGAGAGGCCAGCGCCACCATCGACGCTGCCCGCGGCCGACGGGCCACGTCCGCCGTGCTCACTGATCTTCCTCGTCCCGTCTGAGGAGCCTCATCGCAGCCATCACAACAAGGAGGAGCACTCCAAGCACGACTGCGGGAGCCACGACCAACAGCCATGGGACGCCGCCGTCCTCCTCGTCCGTCTCCGGGATCTGCTCCATCGTCTCGGCTTCTTGACCTTGCGGGGTCGGCGACGTCGGCCTGGCTCCCTGTTCGTCCGGGTTGTCGGCGGGGAGCACCGTGAAGGAGGTCTCCCCCGCAACGGGGTGGCCGTCCGTGGACACCACCCGGAACGCGGCGCGCCATCGCGAAGCGTCGCCGGGCTCAGCAGCCTGGGAGGCCGGGACGGTCGCCACCAGCGTGCTGGGCGAGCGGCCGTTGGCCAGCTCCAGCTGGGTGGGGTCGCCACCGTCGACGGCGAGAGTCACGGTGCTGAGTCGGGGGTTCATCTCCTCGGAGAACTCCAGGACGAGCTGGCGCGGCGCCCGGTCGAGCCGCAAGCCGTCGGCGGGGTCCACCGAGATCAGGTCGGTGTGGGCTGCCGCGGGCGCGCCGAGGAGGACGACGGTGAGCACGCCGCAGGTCATCGCCAGCATCGCGGTCCATGTCATCGAGGCCGGCGAGCGCCTTCTCCCGCGGCTCACCAGTGCGCCCTTGAGATCAGGTAGAGCGCCAGCAGAGTGGCGACCAGCGTGAAGAGGCCGATCACGATCGTCGAGAGCCCGGAGACGTCCATCCGTCACACCCCTGCGTACGAGTGAAGGCCCGGGATCCACAAGTTGACCCCGAAGAAGTTGAACAGGAAGGCCAGGAAACCCGCCACCGCGAGCAGTGACGCCCCGCGACGCCAACCCACCGTGGACAGTGCGTGGAGGTGTGCGGCGTAGAGAACCCAGGTGATGAAGGCCCAGGTCTCCTTTGGATCCCACCCCCAGTAGCGTCCCCAGGCGTTCTCGGCCCAGACCGCGCCGGCGATGACCGCGAAGGTCCAGATCGGGAAGGCGACCAGGTGCACCGTGTGGGCCAGGTCGGCGAACGGGTCATCGTCGCCGTCACCACGCCGTCGGCGCACCAGGTGGGCCGCCGTGGCGAGGGCTCCGACGGTGAAGAGAGCTCCGGAGATGATCGCCGCTGCCACGTGGACGACCAGCCATCGGGAGTTCAGCACGGGCACCAGGTCGTCGACGGGGGTGTAGAGGGACGTGACCGACACCCCGAGCAGTACCAGCACGACGGCGACGAGCCACGCCGCGAGCGCGCCAACGTCGCGACCGCGCTGGTAGAGGAGGAAGGCGACGGCAGCGGCGGCCGAGCCGGTGAGCCCGAACTCGTACATGTTGCCCCACGGCGCCCGTCCCGCAGCGAGTCCGCGTGCCAGGACCGCGAGGCACACCAGGACCGTGCCCAACACCACGAGGGCCAAGGCCGCGCGGCCGGTGCTGGCAGCGCGCCCTGAGGTCGTCCCGGCAGGCCGGCCCGTGTCATCGGCGTCACTCGGCACGCCACCGACCCCGGCCAGGACCCGCGACTCCCGGGCGGCGGAGGTCCGCGCGAGGGCCGCGGCTGTGGCGTACAGGACGAGCGCCAGGGAGAGCACCGCCAGGGCGGAGGTGACCAGGGCATCGGAGGCACCTGCCAGGTCGAGTTGCTGCGTCATCGCTCCTCTTCTCGTCGTCTGTCTGGGGCGCCCGACAGTCCAACGGCCGTGGCCAGCACCGCCAGCTCATCGGGGGGAAGCGGCCGGCGGGACAGCGAACGCCCGGCCAGCTCGAGCAAGCCGTCGTCGCCCCGCCGCACCCAGACCCGCCTGCGGCGTACCGCCAGTGACGTCGTCAGACCACCGAGCAGCAGGATCGCGGCAACCAGTGAGATCTCCTTGCCCGCATCGCGGGCGACCTGGAAGTTGGCGAACTGGGACACGCCGTCGAACGTGACCGAGCCGAGTCCGTCGGGCAACCGCACGGTCTGGCCGGGCGCCAGCGACACTCGCCACGGCTTCCCGTCACGCTCGACCCGGTCGAGGTCGGTGAAGTCGAGGGTGAAGACCGACTGGGGGCTGCCGTCGTCGAGGCCCAGGTCGGCGGTGTAGGCGCTGAGCTGGACGATCGGGTTGACCAGGCCCGGAAAGGCCGAGACGCCCATCCCCTCCGGTCCTTCGACTCCCGTGGGGAGGAACAGTCCTTGGAGCGCCAGCGAGGTCGGCCGGGCGTCCGGAACCTTCACCACACCGTCGGAGGTGAAGGTCTGGTCCACCGGGAGGAAGATCGTCGGTCCCGACGCGGCCACGTCGCCG
This region includes:
- a CDS encoding copper resistance protein CopC, encoding MTWTAMLAMTCGVLTVVLLGAPAAAHTDLISVDPADGLRLDRAPRQLVLEFSEEMNPRLSTVTLAVDGGDPTQLELANGRSPSTLVATVPASQAAEPGDASRWRAAFRVVSTDGHPVAGETSFTVLPADNPDEQGARPTSPTPQGQEAETMEQIPETDEEDGGVPWLLVVAPAVVLGVLLLVVMAAMRLLRRDEEDQ
- a CDS encoding bifunctional copper resistance protein CopD/cytochrome c oxidase assembly protein; the encoded protein is MSTADVARRPRAASMVALASPAWAIGVALLAAGLTGALAPLGVEGLPDPGAVTRVGLPLIQALRDVSAMATVGSLVLAATCIAPAPGSDEKKLTGARLRLVAGAQLAAAVWAVTSGALVALAYSDASGAALGSADFLEQATYFGTSFELGRYALWGAGLAALVALCAALSRHPSGLGLTTVLALVGLWPIALTGHAAGTLDHDAAVNLQMFHLLAIAVWAGGLLALVVVRRQLGQQLGPTVARYSTLAGWCLVVVAASGLAGAWLRLPAWDSVVSSYGLLVGLKVATVVALVGAGWWHRHRTLASLDAGAPGAFWRLVGVELAVLFGAAGLGVALSRTAPPAPPGSQRPLTTAESLLGRPLPGPLDASGWFTSWETDTLFLPLGLAGLGWYLWSVRRLHRRGVAWPWLRTACWVLGCVLFLWATNGAPGSYGRVLFSMHMVQHMTIATAVPVFLVLGTPVTLALRTLRRRDDGSDGPREWVLRLVHSLPVQLLGHPIVAAGMFVVSMVAFYYSSLFETSLESHTAHVLMILHFLFAGYLFAEVVVGADPGLPRPAYPLRALLLMVTFGFHALFAVSLMASNTVLAEDWFRLLNGGGGAALLEDQYLGASLGWALGEYPLAVVAAALLVSWVQADGRERRRFDRREAREQDRQLTAYNEYLRGLGNADPARRPPPPTMVPRSPIDSDADSGEPGGRS
- the ccsA gene encoding cytochrome c biogenesis protein CcsA encodes the protein MTQQLDLAGASDALVTSALAVLSLALVLYATAAALARTSAARESRVLAGVGGVPSDADDTGRPAGTTSGRAASTGRAALALVVLGTVLVCLAVLARGLAAGRAPWGNMYEFGLTGSAAAAVAFLLYQRGRDVGALAAWLVAVVLVLLGVSVTSLYTPVDDLVPVLNSRWLVVHVAAAIISGALFTVGALATAAHLVRRRRGDGDDDPFADLAHTVHLVAFPIWTFAVIAGAVWAENAWGRYWGWDPKETWAFITWVLYAAHLHALSTVGWRRGASLLAVAGFLAFLFNFFGVNLWIPGLHSYAGV
- a CDS encoding BlaI/MecI/CopY family transcriptional regulator gives rise to the protein MRQLGQLEAAVMQHLWGLDHPALVREVLENISHDRPLAYTTVLTVLDHLHSKGLVQREKVGKAYAYAPVSSREEHTAAMLQEVLAESDDRTAALMHLVGRMESEEAAELLAALTERADESS
- a CDS encoding M56 family metallopeptidase; translated protein: MIAALLLVAYASTVGGFGARFLRRGWSSRAPRAAIVGWQALSTSVVLAILLAAVALALPFLPMRFSLAYVLDAHTITVVEHYETPLGIWPGVAGLGMVAVWAGLLAVTTARAFRRTGRLRRSQRAALRLVGNRHPEGFTVVDHAVPVAYCLPGGSGTVVLSTAALEILTDHERELVLGHEHRHLRARHHLALAYANALRRTFRWVPLFAEAHDQVTVLLEMTADDAASSVDDRRSLAHALVALGTGVRPEAALAASDTAALQRVRRLTAPPERPRRGMGLLVGAAAVAALSVPVGLALAPAIEAATRDCCSLAAPPTRG